GCTCCCTGGGCTTTTTGTACGAAGTGGAGACAAGTACCTTGGAGCAGCGGATTGCAGACCTCATCGCCGGCCGGTATTTCATGGAGGAGCGCATGATGCTTCAGGCTGATTTGTGCTACGAAGACGGCACATGTCAGCATCTGCCGCCGGCGCTGAACGATATTGTCATCGGCCACGGCAACGTAGGCAAGCTGATCCGCGTCGACATGAGCATTAACGGGCAGTTTATCCAGCAGTTTCCCGGCGACGGCCTCGTCGTGTCGACGGCGACGGGCAGCACGGGCTATACCTTTTCCAGCGGCGGCCCCATCGTCTCCCCCCAGGTCAAGTGCATCATGGTGACGCCCATCTGCCCGCACCTGCTGCTGAAAGTGCCGCTGGTGCTAAGCGACAGGGACGAGCTCAGCTTTACCGTCGACAACAGCCGCAACAGCGTCCGCATTTCCGTCGACGGCATGATGGACCAGGAGCTGCTGCGCTCCGCTGTGCTTCACGTCAAAAAATCCGATGACGTGCTGAACATCGTGCGGTTTAACCAAAGCTATTTTTACGGCAATTTGTTTAAAAAGATGATGGGAAATGAGTAAATGAAAGTATATCCGTTTAAAAATGTCGTAGCTATGTCCCACATGCTGCTGCAGCCCTACGTGTCGGAGGCGCAGGTCCTCGTCGATATGACCTGCGGCAACGGGCACGACACGGCTTTTTTGGCCTCTTTGATGAAGGACGACGCCGTCTTGTATGCCTTTGATATCCAGGACTGCGCTGTCGCCAGGACGAAAGAGCGGCTGGACAGCCTGGGCTTGTCCCATAAGACCGTCGTATATCGTCAGGGGTCTCACGACGACTTGGTCGGGCACATTGCCGAGCCCATTGATATCGCCGTGTTTAACCTGGGATATTTGCCTTCGGGGGACCATGGGATTCATACGAAAAGTGAAACGACGATAAAAGCTATAAAAATATGCTTGCATAAAATTGCGATAAATGGGATAATTATGATAGCGGCCTATCCCGGCACCGAGGCCGGGGCTCAGGAGGAAAAGGCTCTTCGCCGTTTTCTCCAATCCGTGCCGCAGCGGGAATTTGACGTGTCCCTGTGGCAGCCAATCAACCAAATACATTGTCCGCCTGTTTTATATATTGTACAGAAAAGAGGGTAAGCTAACATGAAACGATTTCGCTATACGAAGATAAAGGAAATAGTGCAGTCCCGTCCGATTGAAACGCAGGAAGAGCTGGCAAAAGCCCTGCAGGAAGAAGGGATTGAGGTCACGCAGGCGACGGTGTCGCGCGATATTAAAGAACTCATGCTCATCAAGGTTCCGACCAGTGACGGCCATTATCGGTACGCCCTGTCGCCGGAACAGAACATGCTCATGTCCAAAAACCGCATGGCCCGCCTGTTCCAGGATTCTATCGTCCGCGTCGACTCGGCCTTTAACCAAATCGTCGTTCATACGCTGCCGGGCTCGGCCAGCATGGTGGCTTCGGCTATCGACCACGCGAAATGGGAAAGCATTATCGGGACCTTAGCCGGCGACGATACGATTCTCATCATTACGAACAACGCGGAAACGGTGCCGCAGCTGGTAAAATTAATCGTGTCGCTGATGAAAGAATGAGGCGCTTATGCTGCAATCGCTGCACATACATAATTTTGCGTTAATAGAAGATCTGCAGTTTTCTTTCGGCGAGGGCATTACGATTTTTACCGGCGAAACCGGCGCCGGCAAATCTATTCTTCTCGATGCAATCGGCATGTTGGCGGGAAAACGCGCTTCAGCATCGTTCGTGCGGCAGGGCACGGACGCCTTTCGTGTTGAAGGCGCGTTCTTTTTTTCTGTAATAGACGAACATTTGGCCCATCTGCTGGAAGAAAACCACATCGAGTGCGACGATGGCCAGCTTGTCATCTGTCGGCAGTTTTACCGCAGCGGCAGGGGTACGACGCTGGTGAACGGCACGCTGGTGCCGACTGCCGTCGTCAAGCGCATTGGCGAATACCTTCTCGACATACACGGCCAGTTCGACAACCGCCTCATCTTTGACCCGGCCTACCACGTCGGCATACTGGATTCGCTGACGCCGGAGCTGCAGCAGGAGCGGCGCCGGTATGACGAAATGTACGGCGCGTGGCGTTCCCTGTGCCAGCAGGCGCGGAAGCTGCAGCACGACGAAGGCGAAAAGGCGCGCATGACCAGCATTCTCGATTTTCAAATCAAGGAAATTGAAAGCGCCCAGCTGCAAATCGGCGAGGACGACGAGCTGGAAAAGAAGGTGCGCGCCGCGTCTCATGCCGAGCATATTAAAGACAACTTGAAGGAAGCTGTATTTTGCCTGGAAGGGGGCGAACGGCAGAAGGGTATCGTCGAACAGCTGGAGACGATACATCGCTGCCTGGAAAAGGCCTCCGCCTACGATACGGCCTTTGACGACCTGGCGTCTAAGGTGGAAACGCTGTCCTATGAGGTAGAAGACGTGCACGACGGCCTGATGCGGTATGCCGATTCCTTTGAATTTGACGAACGGGCTCTCGACGCTATGCAGTCCCGCTTGGCGGCAATCGACAAGCTCAAGCGGAAATACGGCCTTACGATTGAAGAAATACTGGCCTTTTTGGCCAAAGCCAAGGGCGAATACGAACGGCTCGACCAATCGGAAAGCCTGCTGGCGGAGCTTCAGGCTAAAATCAAGCGGCAGGAACAGGGCCTGCGGCGACAGGCCGAACGGCTGCTTTTGCTGCGGCGGGAAGCGGACGCCTCCTTTCGTCAGGCCATGGAAGAGACCCTTCATCAATTAGGCATGCCGAACAGCCGCATCGCCTTTCACATCGAGCCTATGGAAAAAATTCTTCCTGACGGGGCGGCTTCCATCGAATTATATTTCTCGGCCAATACGGGCGAAGCCATGCAGCCTCTGGCGAAAATCGCCTCGGGCGGCGAAATTTCCCGTATTGCCCTAGCCCTGAAGTCGAGCGCGGCCTCGGCCGGCGGGCAGACGATGATCTTCGATGAAATCGACGTCGGCATCAGCGGGCAGACGGGATTGAAGGTAGCCGAGCACATCCGGCGGCTGGGACGAGACAATCAGGTCTTGTGCATTACCCACCTGCCCCAGACGGCGGCCATAGCCGATCACCATTACTTCATCTATAAAAGGGAAGCCGATGGTCGGACCGTTTCGCAAGTTCGCCCGTTGTCGGCAGAAGACCACGTCTTGGAAATCGCCCGCATGTTTGCCGGCGACGACGCGACGGAGGCCAGCATCGAGGCGGCCAAGCAAATCGTGCGTCAAGTGCGGGACGACAAGATTTAAAGTGATTCTATTGACGAATTTGCATAATAGGTATATATTAATGGTAATCTTTAATTAAGTAAAATTAGGATGGTGAACAAACATGATTCGCGTATTGGTAAACGGCGCGGACGGCCGCATGGGAAGCCAGGTCGTCAAAGCCGTATATGAAGATAAGGATTTAGAATTTGTCGGCGGCGTCAGCGTGACGAATATCGGCAAAGACGCCGGCGAACTGGCTGGCGTCGGCGCGCTGGGAATCGCTATCCGCGAAGGCTTAGGCCAGGCCCTGGACGACATTAAGCCCGACGTCGTCGTAGATTTTACGACACCTAAGGTTATCTTTGAAAACGCCAAGACATGCATTGAACACGGCGTCAATATGGTCGTCGGCACGACGGGCCTGACGGCAGAACAGCGCGGCGAATTGGCCGCCTTGGCAGAACAGCGCAAGACGAGCATTTTCATTGCGCCGAACTTTTCTATCGGCGCCGTTTTGATGATGAAGCTGT
This region of Megasphaera stantonii genomic DNA includes:
- a CDS encoding NAD(+)/NADH kinase, translated to MRIGIFPNLVKRESADIVRQIIAICEDQGVEYYLPAYVGESRQALYRHIGASHLRPQKKIYESIDVAMVLGGDGTILKMSKQFAEAGVPICGVNLGSLGFLYEVETSTLEQRIADLIAGRYFMEERMMLQADLCYEDGTCQHLPPALNDIVIGHGNVGKLIRVDMSINGQFIQQFPGDGLVVSTATGSTGYTFSSGGPIVSPQVKCIMVTPICPHLLLKVPLVLSDRDELSFTVDNSRNSVRISVDGMMDQELLRSAVLHVKKSDDVLNIVRFNQSYFYGNLFKKMMGNE
- a CDS encoding class I SAM-dependent methyltransferase; translated protein: MKVYPFKNVVAMSHMLLQPYVSEAQVLVDMTCGNGHDTAFLASLMKDDAVLYAFDIQDCAVARTKERLDSLGLSHKTVVYRQGSHDDLVGHIAEPIDIAVFNLGYLPSGDHGIHTKSETTIKAIKICLHKIAINGIIMIAAYPGTEAGAQEEKALRRFLQSVPQREFDVSLWQPINQIHCPPVLYIVQKRG
- the argR gene encoding arginine repressor; its protein translation is MKRFRYTKIKEIVQSRPIETQEELAKALQEEGIEVTQATVSRDIKELMLIKVPTSDGHYRYALSPEQNMLMSKNRMARLFQDSIVRVDSAFNQIVVHTLPGSASMVASAIDHAKWESIIGTLAGDDTILIITNNAETVPQLVKLIVSLMKE
- the recN gene encoding DNA repair protein RecN; this encodes MLQSLHIHNFALIEDLQFSFGEGITIFTGETGAGKSILLDAIGMLAGKRASASFVRQGTDAFRVEGAFFFSVIDEHLAHLLEENHIECDDGQLVICRQFYRSGRGTTLVNGTLVPTAVVKRIGEYLLDIHGQFDNRLIFDPAYHVGILDSLTPELQQERRRYDEMYGAWRSLCQQARKLQHDEGEKARMTSILDFQIKEIESAQLQIGEDDELEKKVRAASHAEHIKDNLKEAVFCLEGGERQKGIVEQLETIHRCLEKASAYDTAFDDLASKVETLSYEVEDVHDGLMRYADSFEFDERALDAMQSRLAAIDKLKRKYGLTIEEILAFLAKAKGEYERLDQSESLLAELQAKIKRQEQGLRRQAERLLLLRREADASFRQAMEETLHQLGMPNSRIAFHIEPMEKILPDGAASIELYFSANTGEAMQPLAKIASGGEISRIALALKSSAASAGGQTMIFDEIDVGISGQTGLKVAEHIRRLGRDNQVLCITHLPQTAAIADHHYFIYKREADGRTVSQVRPLSAEDHVLEIARMFAGDDATEASIEAAKQIVRQVRDDKI
- the dapB gene encoding 4-hydroxy-tetrahydrodipicolinate reductase — its product is MIRVLVNGADGRMGSQVVKAVYEDKDLEFVGGVSVTNIGKDAGELAGVGALGIAIREGLGQALDDIKPDVVVDFTTPKVIFENAKTCIEHGVNMVVGTTGLTAEQRGELAALAEQRKTSIFIAPNFSIGAVLMMKLSEEVAPYLPDVEIIELHHNNKLDAPSGTAIMTANKIDAARKAANAQQAPDKTHESLDGARGAKVDDIPIHSVRLPGYVAHQQVLFGGYGELLTIRHDSIDRKSFMPGVILAVKKVSSRPGLTFGLENYL